One Thalassotalea hakodatensis DNA segment encodes these proteins:
- the folE gene encoding GTP cyclohydrolase I FolE — MISYEAALVRDTLIARGLETPMVVTELTSEEKYTRLKGLFTEVANTIGLDLTDDSLAETPHRIAKMYIHEVFSGLNYENFPAISVIENKMAVDEMVKVTDINLTSTCEHHFVTIDGLAQVAYIPNKKIIGLSKINRIVRFFAQRPQVQERLTQQILVAIQTLTETDNVAVSINATHFCVKSRGIMDVNSKTTTTALGGIFKTNPQTRAEFLS, encoded by the coding sequence ATGATCAGCTATGAAGCAGCGTTAGTTCGAGATACGTTAATTGCCAGAGGTTTAGAAACGCCCATGGTAGTCACTGAGTTAACTAGCGAAGAAAAATACACACGTCTAAAAGGCTTATTTACTGAGGTGGCTAACACGATTGGTTTAGATTTAACTGATGATAGCCTTGCTGAAACGCCGCATCGTATTGCTAAAATGTATATTCATGAAGTTTTTTCAGGTTTAAATTATGAAAACTTTCCTGCCATTTCAGTTATAGAAAACAAAATGGCTGTTGATGAAATGGTGAAGGTGACCGATATTAATTTAACGTCAACGTGTGAACATCATTTTGTGACGATAGATGGCTTAGCGCAAGTTGCCTATATTCCTAACAAAAAGATTATAGGTTTGTCGAAAATTAATCGAATTGTGCGTTTTTTTGCTCAAAGACCTCAAGTGCAAGAGCGTTTAACGCAGCAAATATTGGTGGCAATACAAACATTAACGGAGACAGATAATGTTGCTGTATCGATTAATGCGACACATTTTTGCGTTAAATCTCGAGGTATCATGGATGTGAATTCTAAAACTACCACTACCGCTTTAGGCGGCATATTTAAAACAAATCCTCAAACACGTGCGGAGTTTTTATCGTGA
- the folX gene encoding dihydroneopterin triphosphate 2'-epimerase → MNNNAIITITNLRLRTFIGFNEEEKNKQQDIVINAEVHYPVSKLCLNDSVESALNYKTICKDIINHVESGRFLLLEKLTSDVLNICVNHPWVNYAKVTIDKPHALRFADSVSLTLSYQAEEGGIL, encoded by the coding sequence ATGAACAACAATGCCATTATTACTATTACCAATTTACGGTTAAGAACCTTTATTGGCTTTAATGAAGAAGAGAAAAACAAACAACAAGACATTGTTATTAATGCAGAGGTACATTACCCGGTTAGTAAACTCTGTTTAAATGATAGCGTTGAAAGTGCACTAAATTATAAAACAATTTGTAAAGATATTATTAACCACGTTGAAAGTGGTCGTTTCTTATTATTAGAAAAATTAACCAGTGATGTATTAAATATTTGTGTTAATCACCCGTGGGTGAATTATGCAAAGGTTACCATTGATAAACCCCATGCGTTACGTTTTGCGGATTCGGTGTCGCTTACTTTAAGCTATCAAGCAGAGGAAGGGGGCATATTATGA
- the folK gene encoding 2-amino-4-hydroxy-6-hydroxymethyldihydropteridine diphosphokinase — translation MPRVYLSLGSNIDREQHISRALDALDKHFAPLIVSQAYDCEPVGFIGDNFLNLVVGFDCDCAIAEITTILRKIEDDNGRVRVGPKFSSRTLDIDILTYDDLIGDFNGVTLPRGEITENAFVLLPLSNIAPNEVHPQLQKTYQQLWQQYDKQYQKLSAIEFNTNSHKD, via the coding sequence ATGCCTAGAGTTTATCTAAGCCTTGGTAGTAATATTGATCGTGAGCAGCACATATCGCGTGCTCTTGATGCGCTCGATAAACATTTCGCGCCATTGATAGTTTCCCAAGCATATGACTGTGAACCTGTGGGCTTTATCGGTGATAACTTTTTAAATTTAGTGGTGGGTTTTGACTGCGATTGTGCAATTGCTGAGATCACCACTATTTTGAGAAAAATAGAAGATGACAATGGCCGAGTAAGAGTAGGGCCTAAGTTTTCCTCTCGAACCTTAGATATTGATATTCTTACGTATGATGATCTTATAGGCGATTTTAACGGTGTTACATTACCGCGTGGCGAAATTACCGAAAATGCTTTTGTACTGTTGCCTCTTTCAAATATTGCGCCGAATGAAGTACATCCTCAATTACAGAAAACCTATCAACAGCTCTGGCAACAGTATGATAAACAGTATCAAAAATTATCGGCCATAGAGTTTAATACCAATTCGCATAAAGATTAA
- a CDS encoding beta propeller repeat protein: MFKNVVSFILFSTLASFMIGCNSSSSNKAIIVPDKPETPLTPKFTELGLERHKVEKLMQINGQLLALTDQGLYRYDTNWQIITDKSFHVLAMVAISDTHWVASIKQNEQGFLIESTDAGVTWQQFDNNFGGDFSSGEVARTLAYDNEKQKLYATGLYVLASSSDVGRSWTVEEGQWSSLGTGLGSILLHPEKQDVWYGGQNGIESPILDQLNTETYELTMHGQAINEYLPSPSVIYQILYDPKNNERIVASGEGGIVHSNDYGETWLPLLTEQDYRFHFSPVFDPNDHNVIYTAGWDKGDNVQPLILEMSKDDGQTWQSYTYEQQEFKGGVRSMLAVENAGKTVIYIGLYNNGVVKVTFE, encoded by the coding sequence ATGTTTAAAAACGTTGTATCGTTTATCTTGTTCTCTACTTTAGCATCATTCATGATTGGCTGTAATTCAAGCTCAAGTAATAAAGCTATTATCGTGCCTGACAAACCAGAAACGCCATTAACCCCTAAATTTACTGAGCTTGGCTTAGAGCGGCATAAAGTCGAAAAGTTAATGCAGATTAATGGACAATTACTCGCGTTAACTGATCAGGGGTTGTATCGATATGATACTAACTGGCAAATCATCACTGACAAAAGTTTCCACGTATTAGCGATGGTAGCGATTAGTGACACACATTGGGTGGCGAGTATTAAACAAAATGAACAGGGTTTTTTAATTGAAAGTACCGATGCAGGTGTAACTTGGCAACAGTTTGACAATAACTTTGGTGGCGACTTTTCATCCGGTGAAGTGGCTCGGACTTTGGCTTATGATAATGAAAAACAAAAACTATACGCGACAGGGTTATATGTTTTAGCTAGCTCTTCAGATGTAGGACGCTCATGGACTGTAGAAGAGGGGCAATGGAGCTCACTCGGTACAGGGTTAGGCTCTATCTTATTGCATCCGGAGAAACAAGATGTTTGGTATGGTGGACAAAACGGTATTGAGAGCCCAATTTTAGACCAGCTTAATACCGAAACCTATGAGCTAACTATGCATGGCCAAGCTATTAATGAATATTTACCTAGCCCCAGTGTAATTTATCAAATTTTATATGATCCTAAAAATAACGAGCGTATTGTCGCCAGTGGTGAAGGTGGTATTGTTCATTCTAATGACTATGGTGAAACTTGGCTGCCATTGCTCACGGAGCAAGACTATCGTTTTCATTTTTCACCAGTCTTTGATCCAAACGATCATAATGTTATATACACCGCTGGCTGGGATAAAGGCGATAATGTGCAACCATTAATTTTAGAAATGAGCAAAGACGATGGCCAAACTTGGCAATCGTATACCTATGAACAACAAGAGTTCAAAGGTGGTGTTAGAAGTATGTTAGCGGTTGAAAATGCAGGAAAAACCGTCATCTACATTGGCTTGTATAATAATGGAGTGGTGAAAGTAACGTTTGAATAG
- a CDS encoding GFA family protein has product MIEATCHCGNIAITTNKLPESVTSCNCSMCYRIGALWAYYAANQVIIKQASKSTVYLWGNKLRSYHSCSFCGCITHYTQIRDDGTNRVAINTRMVNSDILKAVNIRYFDGANTFKYVEQ; this is encoded by the coding sequence ATGATTGAAGCGACTTGCCATTGTGGAAATATAGCAATAACCACAAATAAATTACCAGAATCAGTAACAAGTTGTAATTGTTCTATGTGTTATCGTATTGGTGCTTTGTGGGCATATTACGCAGCGAATCAAGTAATAATAAAACAAGCATCGAAAAGTACTGTATATCTATGGGGTAATAAACTACGTTCGTATCATTCGTGTTCGTTTTGCGGGTGTATCACTCACTACACACAAATACGGGATGATGGTACAAATAGAGTTGCAATAAATACTAGAATGGTAAACTCAGATATTCTTAAAGCAGTTAATATTAGATATTTTGATGGTGCGAACACATTTAAATATGTCGAGCAATAA
- a CDS encoding TolB family protein, with amino-acid sequence MKPIYPSISLLLSLLIMSGESRAQDNVQVLDSSYTIAYTSKGVVKIYSSDKEGISNIKSIKTKGDYLALSPDGNTFAFRIYLDGGKTWSIYTMNIDGTNIERLTHAKNKWDSAPAWTPDGDKIAFAREYKDSEGVWQAEIWIMNSDGSERTQIKSLKGSNPYFTPDGKIVFSSEHKDKKSEISIADFDGSNVIHLTNNAAEEWHPDVSPDGKQIAFMSNRDGNYEIYVMNIDGSDQKRLTFNNAGNWHPSWSPDGVKIIFSSSSTDKESHIYMMNKDGSSVQKIISHGRKGIFQR; translated from the coding sequence ATGAAACCGATTTATCCTTCAATATCTCTATTACTTTCTCTGTTGATAATGAGTGGCGAAAGTCGTGCTCAAGATAACGTTCAAGTGCTCGATAGCTCTTATACCATAGCCTATACTTCAAAGGGCGTTGTCAAAATTTATTCAAGTGATAAAGAAGGTATATCAAATATTAAAAGTATAAAGACAAAGGGGGATTACTTAGCTTTATCTCCTGATGGAAACACATTTGCTTTTCGCATATACCTTGATGGTGGAAAGACTTGGTCTATTTATACAATGAACATTGATGGTACGAATATTGAACGATTAACTCATGCTAAAAATAAATGGGATAGTGCACCTGCATGGACTCCCGATGGGGATAAAATTGCTTTTGCGAGAGAATACAAAGATTCGGAAGGTGTTTGGCAGGCAGAAATTTGGATTATGAATTCAGATGGTAGCGAAAGGACTCAAATAAAATCATTAAAAGGGAGTAATCCTTATTTTACTCCCGATGGGAAAATAGTCTTTTCTTCTGAACATAAAGATAAAAAAAGTGAGATTAGCATAGCCGATTTTGATGGTAGCAACGTTATCCACTTGACGAATAATGCTGCTGAAGAGTGGCACCCTGACGTTTCTCCTGATGGTAAGCAAATCGCTTTTATGTCGAACAGAGATGGAAATTATGAAATTTATGTAATGAATATAGATGGCTCTGATCAAAAACGATTAACATTTAATAATGCGGGTAACTGGCACCCATCTTGGTCTCCAGATGGTGTTAAAATAATTTTTTCATCGTCCAGCACAGATAAAGAGTCACATATTTATATGATGAATAAGGATGGTTCTTCAGTACAAAAGATTATCTCTCATGGTAGAAAAGGGATATTTCAGCGTTAG
- the kdsA gene encoding 3-deoxy-8-phosphooctulonate synthase, which produces MTIEQVKVGEITVSNNKPFTLFGGMNVLESRDLAMSIAEQYVEVTNKLGIPYVFKASFDKANRSSINSYRGPGMEKGLRIFEEIKNTFKVPVITDVHEPHQAKPVADVVDIIQLPAFLARQTDLVIEMAKTGAAINVKKPQFLAAHEMKHIVTKFAEAGNEQVILCERGSCYGYNNLIVDMLAMDEMKAMAPVIFDATHALQKPGGRSDSADGRRAQAAQLARSGMALGIAGLFIEAHPDPDNAKCDGPCALPLDKLEPYLSQMKAIDELIKGFPPLITA; this is translated from the coding sequence ATGACAATTGAACAAGTTAAGGTTGGCGAGATTACTGTCTCCAACAACAAGCCCTTTACATTATTTGGTGGAATGAATGTGCTTGAATCTCGCGATTTAGCGATGAGCATAGCTGAACAATATGTTGAGGTAACAAACAAATTAGGCATTCCTTACGTGTTCAAGGCATCGTTTGATAAAGCTAATCGTTCTTCAATTAATTCGTATCGTGGGCCAGGTATGGAAAAAGGCTTACGAATCTTTGAAGAAATCAAGAATACTTTCAAAGTACCTGTGATCACCGATGTACACGAACCACACCAAGCAAAGCCTGTTGCAGATGTAGTCGATATTATTCAACTACCTGCGTTTTTAGCCAGACAAACAGATCTTGTGATCGAAATGGCAAAAACAGGCGCGGCAATCAACGTGAAAAAGCCGCAATTTCTAGCGGCACATGAAATGAAGCATATCGTGACAAAATTTGCTGAAGCGGGTAACGAGCAAGTTATTTTATGTGAGCGTGGCAGTTGCTATGGTTACAATAATTTGATTGTTGACATGCTAGCGATGGATGAGATGAAAGCCATGGCTCCGGTTATTTTTGATGCAACCCATGCTTTACAAAAACCAGGTGGCAGAAGTGATTCTGCTGACGGTAGGCGAGCACAGGCGGCACAATTAGCACGTAGTGGAATGGCATTAGGAATTGCAGGGCTTTTCATTGAAGCACACCCTGATCCAGACAATGCTAAATGTGACGGTCCTTGCGCTTTGCCTTTAGATAAACTTGAACCTTACCTTAGTCAAATGAAAGCAATTGATGAGTTAATTAAAGGTTTTCCTCCTTTAATTACCGCCTAA
- a CDS encoding DUF819 family protein — MFADPTVADAAHAPLLTNDATILGIFALMLGWVFYTSNSQSPFWKKFYGVVPAVLLCYFLPSLLNTFDIIRGEDSNLYYVASRYLLPACLVLLTISIDIKAIKRLGSKAIILFFTGTVGIVIGGPIALLIVSAVVPELIGVSGPEAAWRGMTTVAGSWIGGSANQAAMKEIYGAGDAIFSTMVTVDVIVANLWMAVLLIMSGRAASIDKKSGADVSAINELKEKVEQFHAKHSRIPSLADLMIIVAVGLGVTGFAHLFADIVTPYFVENHPTLGKFSFHSKFFWMVIFASTVGIILSFTKVRNLEGAGASKVGSAFLYVLIATIGMKMDVRMIMDTPLYFVIGAIWMIIHASLMLIVAKLIKAPLFYMAIGSQANVGGAASAPIVASAFHPSLAPVGVLLAVLGYTLGTYMAWLCGQFLQAVA; from the coding sequence ATGTTTGCCGACCCTACAGTAGCAGATGCTGCACACGCACCATTATTAACAAACGACGCAACTATTCTGGGTATTTTTGCCTTAATGTTAGGTTGGGTATTTTATACGTCAAATAGCCAGTCGCCTTTTTGGAAAAAGTTTTATGGGGTAGTTCCTGCCGTATTGCTTTGTTACTTTTTACCCTCACTTTTGAATACGTTCGATATTATTCGTGGCGAAGACTCAAACCTTTATTATGTTGCTTCAAGATATTTATTGCCTGCTTGTTTAGTCTTACTGACAATTAGTATTGATATTAAAGCGATCAAACGTTTAGGAAGTAAGGCGATTATTTTATTTTTTACCGGTACGGTAGGTATTGTTATCGGTGGTCCGATAGCGTTATTAATCGTATCAGCAGTTGTGCCTGAACTTATAGGTGTATCAGGACCAGAAGCTGCATGGCGCGGTATGACAACAGTTGCCGGAAGTTGGATAGGTGGCAGTGCAAACCAAGCAGCGATGAAAGAAATTTATGGTGCAGGTGACGCTATTTTCTCAACCATGGTAACGGTTGATGTAATTGTTGCAAATTTATGGATGGCGGTACTGCTAATAATGTCAGGTAGAGCAGCCTCTATCGATAAAAAGTCGGGCGCAGATGTTAGTGCCATTAATGAATTGAAAGAAAAAGTTGAACAATTTCACGCCAAGCATTCACGTATTCCCAGTTTAGCCGATTTAATGATTATTGTTGCTGTTGGTTTGGGCGTTACAGGCTTTGCGCATTTATTTGCTGATATTGTTACTCCGTACTTTGTAGAAAATCATCCGACGTTAGGTAAATTCAGTTTTCACAGTAAATTCTTTTGGATGGTTATTTTTGCTAGTACCGTTGGTATTATTCTTTCCTTCACTAAAGTTCGTAATTTGGAAGGGGCAGGTGCCTCGAAAGTAGGTAGTGCATTTCTTTATGTATTAATCGCAACCATAGGTATGAAAATGGATGTGAGAATGATTATGGATACACCTTTGTATTTTGTCATCGGTGCTATTTGGATGATTATTCATGCTTCATTAATGCTCATTGTGGCGAAATTAATTAAAGCGCCTTTATTTTATATGGCGATAGGTAGCCAAGCCAATGTTGGCGGCGCGGCATCGGCACCGATTGTTGCCTCTGCATTCCACCCATCTCTTGCACCGGTAGGTGTATTATTGGCTGTACTCGGTTATACCTTAGGAACCTATATGGCATGGCTATGTGGTCAATTTTTACAAGCAGTGGCTTAA
- a CDS encoding tetratricopeptide repeat protein, with the protein MNDLLLSEICSEQSDLLSLLVLIEKYVFDKHASNQFERVIAPVVDTCQDAIEGIDDTMAQAECLINALYVDELFIDKQRSAWPVLSCVIESAIAHRVLSPVVKAAVILHIINRCQLEAEIVYVPESVMVRIICDDVYSIIFDPITGESLNWEELDRRLDGLPNEPHSKYLEPMDKSSTIVEHLTLLKNSLISESKFDQALKCVDLLLAIKPEDPFERRDRGFLLHQLDCFKVAYDDYQYFVQQCPKDPAAQLLKLQLDNINLGETVLH; encoded by the coding sequence ATGAATGATTTGTTGTTGTCAGAAATCTGTTCTGAACAAAGTGATTTATTATCATTGTTGGTTTTAATTGAAAAGTATGTTTTTGACAAGCACGCTAGTAACCAATTTGAACGTGTCATCGCGCCCGTTGTAGATACTTGCCAAGACGCTATTGAGGGCATAGATGACACAATGGCGCAAGCTGAATGTTTAATCAATGCGTTGTATGTTGATGAGTTGTTTATCGATAAACAACGTTCTGCTTGGCCTGTTCTTTCTTGTGTTATTGAAAGTGCAATAGCACACAGAGTATTGTCTCCTGTGGTAAAGGCTGCCGTTATTCTACACATTATTAATCGTTGTCAGTTAGAGGCTGAAATCGTTTATGTACCTGAAAGTGTGATGGTTAGAATTATATGTGATGATGTTTATTCAATCATTTTTGACCCCATTACTGGAGAGTCTTTGAATTGGGAAGAACTAGATAGGCGATTAGACGGTTTACCTAATGAACCTCATAGTAAATATCTAGAGCCAATGGATAAAAGTAGTACTATCGTTGAGCATTTAACATTATTAAAAAATAGCCTAATTAGCGAATCGAAATTTGATCAGGCGTTAAAATGTGTTGACTTATTATTAGCAATAAAACCAGAAGACCCCTTTGAAAGACGCGATAGAGGTTTTTTGCTTCATCAACTTGACTGCTTTAAAGTGGCTTATGATGATTATCAGTACTTTGTTCAGCAATGTCCTAAAGATCCTGCAGCGCAATTATTAAAGTTACAACTCGATAACATAAACTTAGGCGAGACCGTGCTACACTGA
- a CDS encoding SirB2 family protein, whose product MFKHLHMTLAAISISLFTIRFVWTLIGSKQLDKKWVKVTPHAVDTLLLIFGIALMVQVGWNPLEHTWLAEKLLAVVAYIFTAYYTLKLARNRLMQFIGYFGAIGWIVLVVRLALTKDNIIF is encoded by the coding sequence ATGTTTAAGCATTTACATATGACATTGGCGGCGATCAGTATTTCGTTATTTACCATTCGTTTTGTATGGACACTAATAGGCTCTAAGCAATTAGACAAAAAATGGGTAAAAGTAACCCCTCATGCCGTTGATACGTTGTTATTAATTTTTGGTATTGCGTTAATGGTTCAAGTTGGCTGGAATCCGTTAGAGCATACTTGGTTAGCTGAGAAATTATTAGCAGTAGTTGCCTATATTTTTACCGCTTATTACACCTTAAAATTGGCAAGAAATCGCTTAATGCAATTTATTGGCTATTTCGGTGCGATTGGCTGGATAGTACTTGTTGTACGATTAGCACTAACAAAAGATAATATTATATTTTAG
- the prmC gene encoding peptide chain release factor N(5)-glutamine methyltransferase, with protein sequence MGELTTFTIQQAIEHGRHLCSSVSDSAKLDSQVLLAFCLEKPTSYLFTWPEKTLANSQQLLFESLVVRRVNGEPIAYITGEKEFWSLPLKVSPATLIPRPDTEVLVEQVLLNHKAKSCRCLDLGTGTGAIALALATEKPNWQIEAVDFQEEAVELASENVERFGLQNVSVYQSDWFAHIDQATRFDIIVSNPPYIDKNDQHLLEGDVAFEPKSALVAEKNGLSDIQKIVSDARRYLMSGGYLYIEHGCDQAFEVQSIFSAFDYHHIQTVKDYNNNDRVTLACYHNK encoded by the coding sequence ATGGGTGAACTAACTACCTTTACAATACAGCAAGCAATTGAACACGGTAGACATTTATGTTCTAGCGTTTCTGACTCAGCTAAATTAGACAGTCAGGTGTTGCTTGCGTTTTGTCTTGAAAAACCAACCAGTTATTTGTTTACTTGGCCTGAAAAAACGTTAGCGAATTCACAGCAACTATTGTTTGAATCGTTAGTGGTGCGAAGGGTTAATGGTGAGCCAATTGCGTATATAACCGGTGAAAAAGAGTTTTGGTCATTACCGTTAAAAGTTTCACCCGCAACCTTGATTCCTAGGCCAGATACAGAAGTATTGGTAGAGCAAGTGTTGTTAAATCATAAAGCAAAGAGTTGTCGTTGTTTAGACTTAGGAACGGGAACGGGCGCTATCGCTTTAGCGTTAGCAACAGAGAAACCAAATTGGCAAATAGAGGCGGTAGACTTTCAAGAAGAAGCTGTTGAACTTGCTTCAGAAAATGTTGAGCGGTTTGGTTTACAAAATGTTTCTGTTTATCAAAGTGACTGGTTTGCTCATATTGATCAAGCGACGCGTTTTGATATTATCGTAAGCAACCCACCGTATATTGATAAAAATGATCAACACCTGTTAGAGGGGGATGTAGCATTTGAGCCAAAAAGTGCGTTAGTGGCTGAAAAAAATGGTCTTTCAGATATTCAAAAAATAGTATCAGATGCGCGACGCTATTTAATGTCAGGCGGGTATCTGTATATAGAACATGGCTGCGATCAAGCATTTGAGGTACAAAGCATTTTTTCAGCATTTGATTATCATCATATTCAAACCGTGAAAGATTATAACAATAACGATCGAGTCACATTGGCTTGTTACCACAATAAATAA
- the prfA gene encoding peptide chain release factor 1, whose translation MKKSVYEKLEGLVERFEEVQALLSDPQTIADQEKFQALSKEFKQLDEVTEVFNRYKSAQDDFAAAEEMLKDEDPDLREMAQDEFKDAKKAVEALTDELQILLLPRDPNDDNNCFVEIRAGAGGDEAAIFAGDLYRMYTRYCESKGWRIEVMNMNESEQGGFKEMIFKIAGEGVYGQMKFESGGHRVQRVPETESQGRVHTSACTVVVLPEIPESEAIEINKADLRIDTFRASGAGGQHVNKTDSAIRITHIPTGLVVECQDQRSQHKNRAQAMSVLQARLQAAEDEKRRSEEEDSRRNLVASGDRSERIRTYNYPQSRMTDHRINLTLYRLAEVMEGSLGLVLDPILQEYQADMLAALSDSH comes from the coding sequence ATGAAAAAGTCAGTTTACGAAAAACTAGAAGGGTTAGTAGAGCGTTTTGAGGAAGTTCAAGCGCTATTGTCTGATCCTCAGACCATTGCCGATCAAGAAAAATTTCAAGCATTATCCAAAGAGTTTAAGCAGTTAGATGAAGTGACAGAAGTTTTCAATCGTTATAAATCAGCACAAGACGATTTCGCTGCGGCTGAAGAAATGCTAAAAGATGAAGACCCTGATCTAAGAGAAATGGCTCAAGACGAATTTAAAGACGCTAAAAAAGCCGTTGAAGCATTAACAGACGAGTTACAAATTTTATTACTGCCACGCGATCCAAATGACGATAACAACTGTTTTGTTGAAATTCGTGCGGGTGCAGGTGGAGACGAAGCTGCTATTTTTGCGGGTGATTTATATCGTATGTATACTCGTTATTGCGAGTCTAAAGGCTGGCGTATTGAAGTAATGAACATGAACGAAAGTGAGCAGGGCGGCTTTAAAGAGATGATCTTTAAAATAGCCGGTGAAGGCGTTTATGGCCAAATGAAGTTTGAATCAGGTGGACACCGTGTTCAACGTGTTCCTGAAACTGAATCTCAAGGCCGCGTTCATACATCTGCTTGTACTGTCGTTGTGCTACCAGAAATACCCGAATCTGAGGCGATTGAAATTAACAAAGCGGACTTACGCATTGATACGTTCCGCGCATCAGGTGCAGGTGGCCAGCACGTTAACAAAACTGATTCAGCCATTCGGATTACCCATATTCCAACGGGACTAGTGGTTGAGTGTCAAGATCAGCGCTCTCAACATAAAAATCGTGCACAAGCTATGTCAGTATTACAAGCGAGACTTCAAGCGGCAGAAGATGAGAAACGTCGCAGTGAAGAAGAAGATTCGCGTCGAAACCTCGTTGCAAGTGGCGATCGTTCAGAGCGTATCCGCACGTATAATTATCCGCAAAGTAGAATGACAGATCACCGTATTAATTTGACGTTATATCGTTTAGCAGAAGTTATGGAAGGCAGTCTTGGTTTGGTGTTAGACCCTATTCTACAAGAATACCAAGCTGATATGCTTGCTGCGCTTTCTGATAGCCATTAA
- the hemA gene encoding glutamyl-tRNA reductase → MPILAVGINHKTAPVAVREKISFNPDNLSSALQDMLRHVQCKEAAILSTCNRTELYLVETKSITDTKTLVTSWLEKHHNVAASSILPSLYWHRDQQAVNHMMRVACGLDSLVLGEPQILGQMKQAYSQAKAAGSMALVMDRLFQRTFGVAKQVRTDTDIGASAVSVAFAAVNLAKHIFASLTKANVLLVGAGETIELVAKHLYENNVGSITVANRTLSRAQAMAEQIGANVITLAQIPEQISDADIVISSTGSTLPIIGKGMVENALTKRKHRPVFMVDLAVPRDIEEQVSDLEDVFLYTVDDLQGIIAKNIENRRKAAVDAEAIVTEQTDSFMAWLRGLNTQDTVVSYRNQCLTERDILLEKAMQQLSANKDPQAVVAELATKLTNKFMHAPTSAIQHAAQGGELDKIVYLRDIFNIDK, encoded by the coding sequence ATGCCCATACTTGCTGTTGGAATAAATCACAAAACTGCACCCGTTGCTGTTCGGGAGAAAATATCATTTAACCCTGATAATTTGTCTTCAGCACTGCAAGATATGTTACGCCATGTGCAATGTAAAGAAGCAGCTATTTTATCCACCTGTAATAGAACTGAACTTTATTTAGTTGAAACGAAATCAATTACTGACACTAAAACGCTGGTAACGTCATGGCTAGAGAAACATCATAACGTAGCAGCATCATCAATCCTACCAAGTTTATATTGGCACCGAGACCAACAAGCAGTTAACCACATGATGCGTGTTGCCTGTGGTCTAGATTCATTAGTGTTAGGCGAACCTCAAATTTTGGGGCAGATGAAACAAGCATATAGTCAGGCTAAAGCTGCCGGTTCAATGGCATTAGTGATGGACAGACTCTTTCAACGGACCTTTGGCGTTGCCAAACAAGTTAGAACAGATACTGATATTGGTGCAAGTGCTGTGTCAGTTGCCTTTGCTGCGGTGAATTTAGCGAAGCATATTTTTGCCAGTTTAACAAAAGCGAATGTATTACTCGTAGGGGCTGGTGAAACGATTGAATTAGTGGCGAAACATTTATATGAGAATAACGTTGGCAGCATAACGGTAGCAAATCGCACCTTGTCACGCGCGCAAGCAATGGCTGAGCAAATTGGCGCTAATGTGATAACACTTGCACAAATACCTGAACAAATTAGTGATGCTGATATCGTCATCAGTTCAACGGGCAGTACATTACCTATAATAGGCAAAGGTATGGTGGAAAATGCGTTAACGAAGCGTAAACATCGGCCTGTTTTTATGGTTGATCTTGCTGTTCCTCGCGATATAGAAGAGCAGGTTTCAGATTTAGAGGATGTATTTTTATACACGGTTGATGATCTTCAAGGCATTATCGCTAAAAATATCGAAAATAGACGCAAAGCAGCAGTAGATGCTGAAGCGATAGTGACAGAACAAACCGACAGTTTCATGGCATGGTTACGTGGTTTAAATACGCAAGATACGGTAGTGAGTTACCGCAATCAGTGTTTAACAGAACGTGATATATTACTTGAAAAAGCAATGCAGCAATTAAGTGCTAATAAAGACCCACAAGCGGTTGTTGCCGAGTTAGCCACTAAATTAACCAATAAATTTATGCATGCGCCGACTAGCGCAATTCAACATGCTGCACAAGGTGGAGAATTAGACAAAATCGTGTACTTACGTGATATTTTTAATATCGATAAATAG